One genomic window of Aptenodytes patagonicus chromosome 3, bAptPat1.pri.cur, whole genome shotgun sequence includes the following:
- the YPEL5 gene encoding protein yippee-like 5: MGRIFLDHIGGTRLFSCANCDTILTNRSELISTRFTGATGRAFLFNKVVNLQYSEVQDRVMLTGRHMVRDVSCKNCNSKLGWIYEFATEDSQRYKEGRVILERALVRESEGFEEHVPSDNS, translated from the exons ATGGGAAGAATTTTTCTGGATCATATTGGTGGCACTCGCCTGTTCTCCTGTGCAAACTGCGACACGATTTTGACCAATCGTTCTGAGCTCATCTCCACTCGTTTTACAGGGGCCACGGGAAGAGCCTTTCTTTTTAACAAG GTGGTAAATCTGCAATACAGTGAAGTTCAGGATCGGGTCATGCTCACTGGCCGCCACATGGTTCGAGACGTGAGCTGCAAGAACTGCAACAGCAAACTGGGTTGGATCTATGAATTTGCCACTGAAGACAGCCAGCGCTACAAGGAAGGCCGTGTTATCCTGGAAAGAGCGTTGGTCCGAGAGAGTGAAGGATTTGAGGAGCATGTTCCATCCGACAATTCCTGA